The Stutzerimonas stutzeri DNA window CACCTTGGTGCCATTCAGTTCGCCCTTATCGGCCAGCACCACATCCGGCAAGCCTTTGACCGGCCAGTCGCTGGCATCGATCTCCACGCCATACTGGAGGCAATACTCAACCTTGTCGGCGACCGTGTTGGCCAATGCCACCATGGCACTGACCCAGGAAGGCCCCTCGAATCCGACGTACATACCAACGACCATGCGGCTGAACACGTCGATCACCATGTAAACGACAGGCCTGCCGACGATAAGGCTGCGATCATGTTCTGAAACCAGATAGATATCGGCGATGGTGGCATCTATCTGGTAGCGGTATCCGGGCCCCAGTGCCTCGGTCGTCGATGTACTGCTGAGCGGTCGGAAGTCCTTGGCAAAATCCACTGCGGACACCCTGCGTGGCAAGGTGTCGGTGAAGTGATATTCGCGCCCATAGAAGTAACGGAACTGCCCCAATGTAGGCAGTTCGGAGGTCGGCAGCTCCGGCAGAACAGCACGGAGCAGGTTCAGCCCGGAGGCGTAGGCATCAGGAATGGACGGATGTTTTTCCTTGAGCAAGCGTTCCTCGATGACCCGGCGAAAAATGCGCTCGATGTCCGGCGTGACATTGCTCCCTTTCCCCTCCATCACCACTCTGGGCCTGCCCAGCTTGGCCTGGTTCGGCTTTCTGCGCTTGCCACGGGCGCCCGAGTTGACATAGTCCGGCAAGAGGGCATTCCTGCACATGCCTCGCTGCCAGTAGCGCCTCAGTAACCTGTACACCGTCTGATTGGTGACACCATGGCGCTCCATGATGCCTCTGACAATGAGCCCTCTGGGGCGCCGCACGAAAAGCTGGGGATCGTGCATAAAATCCGCCAGCATTGCCCAAGCTTCATCACGCTTCTGCTGATCAAGGGAACCCTCCTCAACCTCCCGTAGGACTGTCTCCTCGAAGGGATCGGCAATGCTCTCCAGCTCCCGCTCCATGAGCAGACGCTCCAGCTCTGCAATCGATATCGGTTCGGGCAACGCCGTGTCCGAATCGATATCGATCCAGATTGCCTGCTCGGTACCTGACCAGAGCAGGCGCTTTCGCAGTTCCCCCATCCGGAACACCTGATTAACGGGCAACACTGCTCAGCTCCTGATGCATTTTATGAGAGTTGGCAACCACGTCTTTCGGCTTCAGCTCCCGGTAAGGAGTGTCAAGATCGAAAAGGAAACAGTGCCGGGCCAGCAACTGGCGTAGCCAATAGAGCGCCTGACCGGCCTCCAGTTGGCAGGAGGTATCCAGTCCTTGGGCAATAGCGGTCAGCTTCCGGTCTGGGTGACGCTGAAATTCGAGCAGAAACAGCTGCTGGTAATGGGCGATATCGTCCTGAGCGATGTCGTCTTCAGCATGGGCAGGATAGAGCCATTGGATATGGCAAATGCCACCTTGGATACCTCGCGCTCCGTGACGATGACCCAGGGAATACCTTTTTCCTGCCAGTAGCGCCTTTCAAGCTCAAGCCTCTCGATAACTTCAGGCTTCTGCAGGTCGGTACTGTACTTGGCCTGAATCGCGATACTCGGGCGCTGAGGATCTTCGAAATCCACCAGAAAGTCGCTGGTCAGTACCTGCGGGGTACCCTTGTAACGACCGTGGGGCAGGCCAAGCTCCTCGGCGATGCGCACCGTATCTTCGACCCGCATCGGAAACTGTTCACGGATATCGGTGACATGGGGAGACCGATCCAAGGTCAGGAAGATGGCCAGTTCAAGATCGGATAGAAGATGGTGTAAACGCCGGGTCTTGCTGCCAGGCAGGCGGTGGGAGCGACCCAGCGAGGACACGTCCCTGGTGTAGATGAACGGCTTGTAGTCTGATCCCTGGCCTTGGCCACGCCCGTCCTTGAGCCTTCTATCGATCTGGGCCTGGGTCAGCCCCTTGAATGTTCCAGACATGAGAAAGCCTGCCCCCGCTGTGTCGATGACATCAACATAGCGGATGCAGGCTCAGGATGAAACTTTATTTATAAGGATGAAACTTTATTTGTACGGATGAACCTTTATTTGCATCCCACAACACCTATCGCAGCCTGCTGGTGCCTTACTCCACGGTAACCGACTTGGCCAGGTTGCGCGGCTGGTCGACGTCGGTGCCGCGCAGCACGGCGACGTAGTACGACAGCAACTGCAGCGGCAGGGTGTAGAGAATCGGCGCCAGCGCATCGTGGATATGCGGCATGTTCACAAGGAAGATGCCCTCGCCGTTTTCGAAACCCGCCTCGCGATCAGCGAAGACGATCAGCTCGCCGCCACGGGCGCGCACTTCCTGCAGGTTGGACTTGAGCTTTTCCAGCAGTTCGTTGTTCGGCGCCACGGTCACCACCGGCATGTCGGCGTCGACCAATGCCAGCGGGCCGTGCTTGAGCTCACCGGCCGGATAGGCCTCGGCGTGGATGTAGGAGATCTCCTTGAGCTTGAGCGCGCCTTCCATCGCCACCGGATACTGCGCGCCGCGGCCGAGGAACAGCGTGTGGTGCTTCTCGGCGAAATGCTCGGCGATCTTCTCCACCGTGGCATCCATGGCCAGCGCCTCGCCCAGGCGCGTCGGCAGGCGCCGCAGCTCGTCGACCAGCTCCGCTTCGCGCGCCACGCTCAGTGTGCCGCGTACATGCCCCAGTGCCAGGGTCAGCAGCATCAGCCCGACCAGCTGAGTGGTGAAAGCCTTGGTCGAGGCGACGCCGATCTCCGGCCCGGCCTGGGTCAGCAGGGTCAGGTCCGACTCGCGCACCAGCGAGCTGATGCCAACGTTGCAGATGGCCAGGCTGGCCAGATAGCCGCCGTCTCCACTGGCCAGCTGCTTGGCATTGCGCAGGGCCGCCAGGGTGTCGGCCGTCTCGCCGGACTGGGAAATGGTGACGAACAGCGTGTCCGGCTGCACCACCACCTTGCGGTAGCGGAACTCGCTGGCGACCTCCACCTGGCAAGGGATACCGGCCAGCTCTTCCAGCCAGTAACGCGCCACCATACCGGCGTGATAGCTGGTGCCGCAGGCGACGATCTGCACGTTGCGCACCCTGGCGAACAGCTCGCCGGCCTGCGGACCAAAGGCCTCCACCAGCACCTGGCGATCGCCCAGCCGGCCTTCCAGGGTGCGCTGCACGACCTTGGGTTGCTCGTGGATTTCCTTGAGCATGAAGTGGCGATACTCGCCCTTGTCAGCCGCCTCGGCGCCTTCGTGATACTGCACGGCCTCGCGCTGCACCGGCTGGCCATTGACGTCCCAGACCTGCACGGCGTCGCGGCGAATCTCGGCGATATCGCCTTCTTCCAGATACATGAAACGGTCGGTCACCTGCCGCAACGCGAGCTGGTCGGATGCGAGGAAGTTCTCGCCGAGGCCCAGGCCGATCACCAGCGGGCTGCCGCTGCGCGCAGCGAGCAGGCGATCCGGTTGTTTGGCGCTGATCACTGCCAGGCCATAGGCGCCGTGCAGTTCCTTGACCGCTTCCTTCAGCGCGGCGGTCAGGTCGCCCAGCGCATCGAGCTTGTGGTGCAACAGGTGGACGATGACCTCGGTGTCGGTATCGGAGAGGAACACGTACCCCAGCGCCTTCAGCCGGGCGCGCAGTGCCTCGTGGTTCTCGATGATGCCGTTGTGCACCACCGCCAGGTCGTCACCGGAGAAATGCGGATGGGCGTTGCGCTCGCAGGGCGCGCCGTGGGTCGCCCAGCGGGTGTGGGCGATACCCAGGCGACCGACCAGCTGGGTCTGCTGCTGAGCCGTTTCCAGTTCGGCCACCTTGCCGTTGCGACGCAGCCGTTCGAGCCTTCCGCTGTCGCTCAGCACGGCGACACCGGCGCTGTCATAGCCACGGTATTCCAGGCGCTTGAGGCCTTCGAGAAGAATTGCGGTGATGTTGCGTTCGGCGACAGCGCCAACGATGCCACACATACTCAGGTCTCCGGATGGGGTTCGACGGCCACGCAGATCAGTTTGACGCCGCGGGCCAGGATGCTGGTGCGCGCCTCGTCGCTGAGGCGCTCATCGGTAATCAGGGTGTGTACGCTGCTCCAGGGCAGCTCGAGATTGGGGATGCGCCGGCCGATCTTGTCGGCCTCGGCGAGCACGATGACCTCCCGCGCGACATCGGCCATGACCCGGGATAACCCTAGCAGCTCGTTGAAGGTGGTGGTGCCACGCTCCAGATCGATGCCGTCGGCCCCGATGAACAGCTGATCGAAGTCGTAGGAACGCAGTACCTGTTCGGCCACCTGGCCCTGGAAGGACTCCGAGTGCGGGTCCCAGGTGCCACCGGTCATCAGCAGTACCGGCTCGTGCTCCAGTTCGCGCAGGGCATTGACCACGTTCAGCGAGTTGGTCATTACCACCAGCCCGTGCTTGTGGCCGAGTTGGGGAATCATCGCCGCGGTAGTGGTGCCGCTGTCGATGATGATCCGCGCGTGCTCGCGGATGCAGCCGACCGCGGCACGGGCGATGGCCTGCTTGTAGGGCGAGACGGGCTGCACGCTGTCGCCGATCAGCTCCTGGGGCAGTGGCACCGCACCACCGTAGCGACGCAGCAGCAGGCCGTTCTTTTCCAGAGCGGCGAGGTCCTTGCGGATCGTGACTTCGGAAGTTTCGAAGCGCCGGGACAGCTCGTCGACGCTGACCTCGCCGCGCTCGGTGAGCAGGGCGAGGATGGCATGACGGCGTTGCGGTGTGTTGCGCTTCGACATTGCTATGTTTCGATTCGAAATTTAATGGTGCGAATCAAAACATATGCATTCGCTGCCTGCAAGCGTGGCATCGGCCGAAGCGAAAGGCGTGCGTCCGCTCAGTTGAGCGTGAGCTTGACGCCGAAGCCGACCAGGAACAGCCCGGCGAGCTTCTCCAGCCCGCGCGCGATTCGCGGATTGGCCCGCATGCGCTCGGCGAGACGATGGGTCAGCAGAACCACCAGCAAGCCGTAGAGAAAGGTCAACAGCATGATGGTGACCGCCATGAAGGCGAAGGTGACCAACCCCTGATGGCGCTGGGGATCGATGAACAGCGGGAAGAATGCCATGTAGAAGACGATGGCCTTGGGATTGAACAGGGTGATCACCAGCGTCTGCCAGAGGTACTGGCGCGGCTGGATGGTCAGCGTCGGTGCGGCGCCCGGCTTGGCCAGCAGCATGCGCGCACCGAGCCAGATCAGGTAGGCGGCCCCCAGCCACTGCACCAGATGGAAAGCCGTCGGGTAGGCCTTGAGCAACGCGGCAACGCCGGCGACCGCAAGCCACATTAACACCTGGTCGCCGAAGATGATGCCGAAGGTGGAGGCCAGCCCACCGCGGATTCCACCCTTGCCGGTCGAGAGGATCAGCGCGAGATTGCCCGGCCCGGGAATGGCGAGAAGGATGATGAAGGCCACCACGAAGGCGCCGTAGTCGGTCACACCGAACATTCCATTCCCCTTCTGCCGAACCACTGCGGGGCGCCGCAAGCCCCTTGCTTGGCGGCGGCGAGTCCGACAGCCAGCTCGTCGGGCCGGCCCTGTTTCACTTCTTGGTCGGCCGCTGCCAGCCGTCGATATTGCGCTGGCGCCCGCGGCCGAGCGCGAGGGTATGCGCCGGCACGTCGTCGGTGATGGTCGAGCCTGCACCGGTAGTCGCGCCGTCGCCCAGATTCAGCGGTGCCACCAGCGAGCTGTTGGAGCCGATGAAGACGTCCTCGCCCATCACCGTGCGGAACTTGTTGGCACCGTCGTAATTGCAGGTGATGGTGCCGGCGCCGATGTTGCTCCGCGCGCCGATCTCGGCGTCACCCAGATAACTCAGGTGGCCGGCCTTGGCGCCATCGCCGAGGCTCGCATTCTTCATCTCGACGAAGTTGCCCACATGCGCCTTGGCGCCGAGCAGACTGCCGGGTCGCAGCCGGGCGAAAGGCCCGCAATCGGCGCCCTCGCCCATCACGGCCCCCTCGAGATGGGAGTTGGCCTTGACGACCGCGCCACGGCGCAGGGTGCTGTCCTTGATCACGCAGTTAGGGCCGATCTGCACATCGTCCTCGATCACCACCCTGCCCTCGAGCACCACGTTGACGTCGATCAGCACGTCACGGCCCACGCTGACCTCGCCACGCAGATCGAAGCGCGCCGGGTCGCGCAGCGTCACGCCCTGCGCCATCAGGCGGCGCGCGGCACGCAGCTGGTAGTGACGTTCCAGCTCGGCGAGCTGGATGCGGTCGTTGGCGCCCTG harbors:
- a CDS encoding Mu transposase C-terminal domain-containing protein, which gives rise to MGELRKRLLWSGTEQAIWIDIDSDTALPEPISIAELERLLMERELESIADPFEETVLREVEEGSLDQQKRDEAWAMLADFMHDPQLFVRRPRGLIVRGIMERHGVTNQTVYRLLRRYWQRGMCRNALLPDYVNSGARGKRRKPNQAKLGRPRVVMEGKGSNVTPDIERIFRRVIEERLLKEKHPSIPDAYASGLNLLRAVLPELPTSELPTLGQFRYFYGREYHFTDTLPRRVSAVDFAKDFRPLSSTSTTEALGPGYRYQIDATIADIYLVSEHDRSLIVGRPVVYMVIDVFSRMVVGMYVGFEGPSWVSAMVALANTVADKVEYCLQYGVEIDASDWPVKGLPDVVLADKGELNGTKVEAFSQAFGVRIENAPARRGDAKGIVERYFRTVQERFKPYACGVVEDNTSRKRGGHDYRLDASLTLPEFTKIIIAGILYHNNFHTLSKYDRTSGMPGDLPAIPVMLWNWGLANLTGRLRTAPEELVRINLLPHESATVSELGIRLFGCFYTCQEAIREGWFHRGQGRRPTGVTVAYDPRSADHIYLRPSNSLKDYWVCDLADRSRRFRGMTFWDVWLLSREERRSDTNAAAEALVERGSLLKQIESIVAQAEDASPVKTGMTTKDLGTQIRENKQQEKRQERQKTAFKLEKSQQKKPAEVIPLRGEKQEDYAFPDLSDLIFKEEEDD
- a CDS encoding TnsA endonuclease C-terminal domain-containing protein encodes the protein MQWLYPAHAEDDIAQDDIAHYQQLFLLEFQRHPDRKLTAIAQGLDTSCQLEAGQALYWLRQLLARHCFLFDLDTPYRELKPKDVVANSHKMHQELSSVAR
- a CDS encoding TnsA endonuclease N-terminal domain-containing protein; the protein is MSGTFKGLTQAQIDRRLKDGRGQGQGSDYKPFIYTRDVSSLGRSHRLPGSKTRRLHHLLSDLELAIFLTLDRSPHVTDIREQFPMRVEDTVRIAEELGLPHGRYKGTPQVLTSDFLVDFEDPQRPSIAIQAKYSTDLQKPEVIERLELERRYWQEKGIPWVIVTEREVSKVAFAISNGSILPMLKTTSLRTISPITSSCFCSNFSVTQTGS
- the glmS gene encoding glutamine--fructose-6-phosphate transaminase (isomerizing) → MCGIVGAVAERNITAILLEGLKRLEYRGYDSAGVAVLSDSGRLERLRRNGKVAELETAQQQTQLVGRLGIAHTRWATHGAPCERNAHPHFSGDDLAVVHNGIIENHEALRARLKALGYVFLSDTDTEVIVHLLHHKLDALGDLTAALKEAVKELHGAYGLAVISAKQPDRLLAARSGSPLVIGLGLGENFLASDQLALRQVTDRFMYLEEGDIAEIRRDAVQVWDVNGQPVQREAVQYHEGAEAADKGEYRHFMLKEIHEQPKVVQRTLEGRLGDRQVLVEAFGPQAGELFARVRNVQIVACGTSYHAGMVARYWLEELAGIPCQVEVASEFRYRKVVVQPDTLFVTISQSGETADTLAALRNAKQLASGDGGYLASLAICNVGISSLVRESDLTLLTQAGPEIGVASTKAFTTQLVGLMLLTLALGHVRGTLSVAREAELVDELRRLPTRLGEALAMDATVEKIAEHFAEKHHTLFLGRGAQYPVAMEGALKLKEISYIHAEAYPAGELKHGPLALVDADMPVVTVAPNNELLEKLKSNLQEVRARGGELIVFADREAGFENGEGIFLVNMPHIHDALAPILYTLPLQLLSYYVAVLRGTDVDQPRNLAKSVTVE
- a CDS encoding DeoR/GlpR family DNA-binding transcription regulator; its protein translation is MSKRNTPQRRHAILALLTERGEVSVDELSRRFETSEVTIRKDLAALEKNGLLLRRYGGAVPLPQELIGDSVQPVSPYKQAIARAAVGCIREHARIIIDSGTTTAAMIPQLGHKHGLVVMTNSLNVVNALRELEHEPVLLMTGGTWDPHSESFQGQVAEQVLRSYDFDQLFIGADGIDLERGTTTFNELLGLSRVMADVAREVIVLAEADKIGRRIPNLELPWSSVHTLITDERLSDEARTSILARGVKLICVAVEPHPET
- a CDS encoding LysE family transporter, with the translated sequence MFGVTDYGAFVVAFIILLAIPGPGNLALILSTGKGGIRGGLASTFGIIFGDQVLMWLAVAGVAALLKAYPTAFHLVQWLGAAYLIWLGARMLLAKPGAAPTLTIQPRQYLWQTLVITLFNPKAIVFYMAFFPLFIDPQRHQGLVTFAFMAVTIMLLTFLYGLLVVLLTHRLAERMRANPRIARGLEKLAGLFLVGFGVKLTLN
- the glmU gene encoding bifunctional UDP-N-acetylglucosamine diphosphorylase/glucosamine-1-phosphate N-acetyltransferase GlmU, giving the protein MSLDIVILAAGQGTRMRSALPKVLHPVAGQSMLGHVIATARALQPRSIQVVIGHGAEQVRQRLAGDDLNFVVQAEQLGTGHAVAQALPHLSAERVLILYGDVPLIEAETLQRLLQKVGPEQLALLTVTLDDPTGYGRIVRDGRGEVQAIVEHKDASADQRAIREGNTGILAVPGSRIGEWLGRLSNSNAQGEYYLTDVIAMAVADGLRVATEQPADAMEVQGANDRIQLAELERHYQLRAARRLMAQGVTLRDPARFDLRGEVSVGRDVLIDVNVVLEGRVVIEDDVQIGPNCVIKDSTLRRGAVVKANSHLEGAVMGEGADCGPFARLRPGSLLGAKAHVGNFVEMKNASLGDGAKAGHLSYLGDAEIGARSNIGAGTITCNYDGANKFRTVMGEDVFIGSNSSLVAPLNLGDGATTGAGSTITDDVPAHTLALGRGRQRNIDGWQRPTKK